One region of Parambassis ranga chromosome 21, fParRan2.1, whole genome shotgun sequence genomic DNA includes:
- the commd6 gene encoding COMM domain-containing protein 6 isoform X1 has product MPATERSCGVNNVVDDICRLSPDLLAEACQHILTYLQGQTRGVDSAEISDRLQRAGVRLEHEALQNMIRFLLLTFRSSGKSNVSGDELVAKLEKSSNNWAKASLQVLHRVWSEQGALVHAQQEAQAMLSVGQLVDLQWKLGMSVSSDTCRSLNSPYVSLLLKVVEPSGQISQKCLEMTVPQFQNFHKQFKEVAAVMETV; this is encoded by the exons ATGCCAGCAACAGAGAGGTCATGTG GCGTCAACAATGTAGTGGACGACATCTGCAGGCTGTCCCCTGATCTGTTGGCTGAAGCG TGTCAGCACATTCTGACGTATCTCCAAGGGCAGACAAGAGGAGTAGATTCAGCTGAAATCTCTGAT AGACTGCAGCGAGCTGGAGTCAGACTCGAACATGAAGCTCTACAGAACATGATCAGATTTCTCTTGTTAACATTCAG GTCAAGTGGAAAAAGCAACGTTTCTGGAGATGAACTTGTAGCAAAGCTAGAAAAGAGCAGCAACAATTGGGCCAaagcctctctgcaggtgttgCACAGGGTGTGGAGTGAGCAGGGAGCTTTAGTCCATGCACAGCAGGAGGCCCAGGCCATGCTCAGCGTCGGTCAG CTGGTGGACCTGCAGTGGAAGCTGGGCATGTCTGTGAGCTCAGACACTTGTCGATCTCTCAACTCTCCGTACGTATCTCTGCTGCTGAAGGTCGTGGAGCCCTCTGGTCAGATTTCTCAGAAGTGTTTGGAGATGACCGTCCCACAGTTCCAG AACTTTCACAAGCAGTTTAAAGAGGTGGCAGCTGTTATGGAGACTGTTTGA
- the commd6 gene encoding COMM domain-containing protein 6 isoform X2 yields MIRFLLLTFRSSGKSNVSGDELVAKLEKSSNNWAKASLQVLHRVWSEQGALVHAQQEAQAMLSVGQLVDLQWKLGMSVSSDTCRSLNSPYVSLLLKVVEPSGQISQKCLEMTVPQFQNFHKQFKEVAAVMETV; encoded by the exons ATGATCAGATTTCTCTTGTTAACATTCAG GTCAAGTGGAAAAAGCAACGTTTCTGGAGATGAACTTGTAGCAAAGCTAGAAAAGAGCAGCAACAATTGGGCCAaagcctctctgcaggtgttgCACAGGGTGTGGAGTGAGCAGGGAGCTTTAGTCCATGCACAGCAGGAGGCCCAGGCCATGCTCAGCGTCGGTCAG CTGGTGGACCTGCAGTGGAAGCTGGGCATGTCTGTGAGCTCAGACACTTGTCGATCTCTCAACTCTCCGTACGTATCTCTGCTGCTGAAGGTCGTGGAGCCCTCTGGTCAGATTTCTCAGAAGTGTTTGGAGATGACCGTCCCACAGTTCCAG AACTTTCACAAGCAGTTTAAAGAGGTGGCAGCTGTTATGGAGACTGTTTGA